In Desulfovibrio sp., a single genomic region encodes these proteins:
- a CDS encoding SLC13 family permease, producing the protein MLTFDMAATLAILAGAVILLVTEVIRNDVIGILIVLALTFSGILTVQESLSGFSNPTVLIISCMFIVGKAILHTGVAQRVGDFIIRRGGRNEKRLLAMIMGASASVGAFMSSTATAAIFIPITLAVAEKTRINPKRLLMPLAFASLISGMMTLVATTPNIIVNGILRERGAETLGFFSFTPFGVVILALATGFMMLFGQNMLAPKVAPAEQKKGLSIDDLLRHHEINKSLSFLLIPEGSDLVDRSVARMQLSARFGITLLAVESAGHGRKRIITAAKPEMVLQAGDLLMLIGTDAQSQAFIEEFSLERVSASASRRKSFFQVVGLAEVMLNPESSLIGKSLKETLFQTTFQSMVLGIRRKGKTQTEELADIPLKFGDVLLVCGAWADILRMERNKSQYLLLTLPQDYKEVVPAPQKEKITLAILGLMVAVMASGLLPPVTAILAATAALVLAHCAPMNSIYEVVDWQTVVMLAGILPLVLALQKTGLLSLASDGFIGILSDSGPFMVLASLFLLTAILGFFLSGTAVAVLVAPMAVDIGLKLGISPQACAMTVAIASSAVFVSPLGSAVHLLVRDPGGYVAKDYAKVGTPLLGLSLLATLALCWFFYLR; encoded by the coding sequence ATGCTTACCTTTGACATGGCCGCCACCCTCGCAATCCTTGCGGGGGCCGTCATTCTGCTTGTCACGGAAGTTATACGCAATGACGTGATCGGCATCCTAATAGTTCTTGCGCTGACATTCAGCGGCATACTCACGGTGCAGGAATCGCTTTCAGGATTTTCCAACCCCACGGTTCTCATCATCAGCTGCATGTTTATCGTTGGCAAAGCCATACTGCACACCGGCGTAGCGCAACGCGTGGGCGATTTCATCATCCGGCGCGGCGGCAGAAACGAAAAACGCCTGCTGGCCATGATTATGGGCGCGTCGGCCTCGGTGGGCGCATTCATGAGTTCCACGGCCACGGCCGCCATCTTTATTCCCATTACCCTTGCCGTGGCGGAAAAAACCCGCATCAATCCCAAACGCCTGCTCATGCCCCTGGCTTTCGCCTCCCTTATCAGCGGCATGATGACCCTGGTAGCCACCACCCCCAACATCATCGTCAACGGCATTCTGCGCGAGCGCGGCGCGGAGACGCTGGGATTCTTCAGCTTCACGCCTTTTGGCGTAGTGATTCTGGCACTGGCCACTGGCTTCATGATGCTGTTCGGCCAGAACATGCTGGCCCCCAAGGTCGCGCCGGCGGAGCAAAAAAAGGGCCTTTCCATTGACGACTTGCTGCGCCACCATGAAATCAACAAAAGCCTGTCTTTCTTGCTCATTCCCGAAGGTTCCGACCTTGTTGACCGCAGCGTCGCGCGCATGCAGCTCAGCGCGCGCTTCGGCATAACCCTGCTGGCGGTGGAAAGCGCCGGGCACGGACGCAAACGGATCATCACCGCCGCAAAGCCCGAAATGGTATTGCAGGCGGGCGACCTGCTCATGCTCATCGGCACCGACGCGCAGTCACAGGCGTTTATCGAGGAGTTTTCGCTGGAACGGGTTTCCGCCTCCGCCTCCCGGCGAAAAAGCTTCTTTCAGGTGGTGGGCCTTGCGGAAGTGATGCTCAACCCCGAATCTTCACTTATCGGCAAGTCGCTCAAAGAAACCCTTTTTCAGACGACCTTTCAAAGCATGGTGCTGGGCATCCGCCGCAAGGGTAAAACCCAGACGGAAGAACTGGCGGACATTCCGCTGAAATTTGGCGACGTGCTGCTGGTCTGCGGTGCATGGGCGGACATCCTGCGCATGGAGCGCAACAAGAGTCAGTACCTCTTGCTCACCCTGCCGCAGGACTACAAAGAGGTTGTTCCCGCGCCGCAAAAGGAAAAAATCACCCTGGCCATTCTGGGCCTTATGGTGGCTGTCATGGCCTCCGGCCTGCTGCCGCCCGTAACCGCCATCCTTGCCGCCACGGCCGCCCTGGTGCTCGCGCACTGCGCACCCATGAACTCCATCTATGAAGTGGTGGACTGGCAGACCGTAGTGATGCTTGCGGGCATTCTGCCCCTTGTCCTGGCCTTGCAGAAAACAGGGCTGCTGTCGCTGGCTTCGGACGGTTTTATCGGCATTCTTTCCGACAGCGGGCCTTTTATGGTTCTGGCCAGCCTGTTTCTTCTCACGGCCATACTGGGTTTCTTTCTTTCCGGCACTGCGGTCGCCGTGCTTGTGGCCCCCATGGCCGTTGATATCGGCCTGAAACTTGGCATCAGCCCGCAGGCCTGCGCCATGACCGTGGCCATTGCCAGTTCCGCCGTCTTTGTGTCCCCGCTGGGGTCGGCTGTGCATCTGCTTGTGCGTGACCCCGGCGGATACGTGGCCAAGGACTACGCCAAGGTCGGCACCCCCCTGCTTGGCCTCTCCCTGCTGGCGACGCTGGCGCTGTGCTGGTTCTTCTATTTGCGTTGA
- the murA gene encoding UDP-N-acetylglucosamine 1-carboxyvinyltransferase, whose product MDKLVIEGGLPLTGTIEVSGSKNAALPILFAAILAEEPVTITNVPDLRDIHTTLNLLGVLGCDCSYEKGQVKIAPGTLLPEAPYDLVRTMRASVLCLGPLLARIGQARVALPGGCAIGARPVDQHLKGLEQMGASFQLEEGYIIGRCRKLTGAHITFDMPTVGGTENLLMAATLAEGETILENVAREPEVVDLANFLCACGAHVTGQGTSTIRIKGVSSLHSAVYPVMSDRIEAGTFLVAAGITGGELLLHNCPYEELEAVILKLRGMGMEITPQDKGVLARCCSAPLRGADVKTQPFPGFPTDMQAQLMALMCLAQGASVVEESIFENRFMHVQELMRMGAQIKVSGHTAMVRGVQKLTGAPVMASDLRASASLVLAGLAAQGTTEVRRIYHLDRGYEHIEHKLNAVGARIRREKQ is encoded by the coding sequence ATGGACAAACTGGTCATTGAGGGCGGTCTGCCGCTTACAGGCACTATTGAAGTCAGCGGTTCCAAAAATGCGGCACTGCCCATTCTTTTTGCGGCCATTCTTGCCGAGGAACCCGTCACCATCACCAATGTGCCTGACCTGCGCGACATTCACACGACCCTCAACCTGCTTGGCGTGCTTGGCTGCGACTGCAGCTATGAAAAGGGGCAGGTGAAAATCGCCCCCGGGACGCTACTGCCCGAAGCGCCGTATGACCTTGTACGCACCATGCGGGCTTCGGTGCTGTGCCTTGGGCCATTGCTGGCGCGCATCGGTCAGGCCCGCGTGGCCCTGCCGGGTGGCTGCGCCATTGGCGCGCGCCCCGTGGATCAGCACCTTAAAGGGCTGGAGCAGATGGGCGCGAGCTTCCAACTGGAAGAAGGGTATATCATCGGGCGCTGCCGCAAGCTCACGGGCGCGCACATCACTTTTGACATGCCCACTGTTGGCGGTACAGAAAATCTGCTCATGGCCGCGACCCTGGCAGAAGGTGAAACCATTCTTGAAAACGTGGCCCGCGAGCCTGAAGTGGTGGACCTTGCCAACTTTCTGTGCGCCTGCGGCGCGCATGTCACAGGGCAGGGCACGTCCACCATCCGCATCAAGGGCGTCAGTTCGTTGCACAGCGCTGTTTACCCTGTCATGTCCGACCGCATTGAGGCTGGTACGTTTCTGGTGGCCGCGGGCATCACGGGCGGCGAGCTTTTGCTGCACAATTGCCCGTATGAGGAGCTTGAGGCCGTCATTCTCAAGCTGCGCGGCATGGGGATGGAAATCACCCCGCAGGACAAGGGCGTTCTGGCCCGCTGCTGCTCAGCGCCCCTGCGCGGCGCGGACGTGAAAACCCAACCCTTCCCCGGTTTTCCCACAGACATGCAGGCCCAGCTCATGGCGCTCATGTGCCTGGCGCAAGGGGCCAGCGTGGTGGAAGAGAGCATTTTTGAAAACCGCTTCATGCATGTTCAGGAATTGATGCGTATGGGTGCGCAGATCAAGGTTTCAGGCCATACGGCCATGGTGCGCGGCGTGCAGAAGCTCACGGGAGCCCCTGTCATGGCCTCGGATCTTCGGGCCAGCGCGTCGCTGGTGCTGGCTGGCCTCGCGGCTCAGGGCACTACGGAAGTGCGCCGCATCTACCATCTGGACAGAGGGTATGAACATATCGAGCACAAGCTCAATGCCGTGGGCGCGCGCATCCGGCGCGAAAAGCAATAA
- the buk gene encoding butyrate kinase yields the protein MPLILAINPGSTSTKIAVYDDASPVFTENIAHSREDQARYHAITDQYLFRLGPILAALEKRHTPLASLDVVVGRGGLLPPLEAGAYLVDDNMLDYLRRAPRGEHASNLGAFLAKGIADMVGIKAYIYDPVTVDEMIPVARVTGLPAIQRRCMAHNLNMRACAIKYAEERGKNYADLTLIVGHLGGGFSFTLHDHGRIVDIVSDDEGPFSPERIGGVPAFALMTYVLESGRDAKAFMRQFRGQSGLFAHCGTTNAREIEQRMAEGDAQTTLVYEAMILNIAKALAGLSTVVCGAAEAIILTGGLAHSQMIVEQVTKRVRHIAPVVCMPGENEMAALAAGALRVLHRTENAKLFPQEAAAT from the coding sequence ATGCCGCTGATACTCGCCATCAACCCCGGCTCCACAAGCACCAAGATCGCGGTATACGATGACGCTTCGCCAGTATTTACGGAAAACATCGCGCATTCCCGTGAAGATCAGGCCCGCTACCACGCCATCACCGACCAGTATCTGTTCCGGCTGGGGCCCATACTGGCCGCGCTTGAAAAGCGCCATACGCCCCTCGCCAGCCTGGATGTGGTGGTGGGCCGGGGTGGGCTTTTGCCGCCCCTCGAAGCCGGGGCCTACCTGGTTGACGATAACATGCTGGACTATCTGCGCCGCGCCCCCAGAGGGGAACACGCCTCGAACCTTGGGGCCTTTCTGGCCAAGGGCATAGCGGACATGGTGGGCATAAAGGCGTATATCTATGATCCCGTGACCGTGGACGAAATGATTCCCGTGGCGCGCGTCACCGGGCTTCCGGCCATACAGCGGCGCTGCATGGCGCACAACCTCAACATGCGCGCCTGCGCCATCAAGTACGCCGAAGAGCGGGGTAAAAACTATGCCGACCTGACCCTGATCGTGGGGCATCTGGGCGGCGGGTTTTCCTTCACCCTGCACGACCACGGCAGGATCGTCGATATCGTCTCCGATGACGAAGGGCCGTTTTCACCGGAGCGCATCGGCGGTGTGCCTGCCTTTGCGCTCATGACCTACGTTCTTGAATCCGGGCGGGACGCCAAGGCGTTCATGCGTCAGTTCCGGGGGCAATCGGGCCTGTTCGCCCATTGCGGCACCACCAATGCCAGAGAAATCGAACAGCGCATGGCGGAGGGCGACGCCCAGACGACCCTGGTCTATGAGGCGATGATCCTCAACATCGCCAAGGCGCTGGCTGGCCTTTCCACAGTGGTGTGCGGCGCTGCCGAGGCCATCATTCTGACGGGCGGCCTGGCCCACTCCCAAATGATTGTGGAGCAGGTGACAAAGCGCGTCAGACATATAGCCCCCGTGGTCTGCATGCCTGGCGAAAATGAAATGGCGGCCCTGGCCGCAGGTGCGCTGCGCGTTCTGCACAGGACGGAAAATGCAAAACTCTTTCCTCAAGAGGCAGCCGCGACATAG
- a CDS encoding bifunctional enoyl-CoA hydratase/phosphate acetyltransferase, which yields MEYYKNWDEVIANVSEFPHPERLVIACADDARALEAAQKAAAHATVAPILVGDRAKIEPLAEAAGMDLTQVPVHHEPDNDKAAALAVSLIREGKADYLMKGHIESSALLKAVVSKDHGLTRGRLISHISYIEVPSYHKMIAITDGGMVVYPTLEQKKTIMDHAVNMLLTMGYNKPKVAVLAGIEKVNPKMKETVDAAALKEMNRNGEIRGCVVEGPIAVDIALSKEKARQKDFVSEVAGEADILLVPDLCCGNCIAKILLEMAGGRMAGVVVGASVPIVLTSRSSSMEEKYLSIVISAAFSARKIKNLE from the coding sequence ATGGAGTATTATAAAAACTGGGATGAAGTCATAGCGAACGTTTCCGAGTTTCCGCACCCGGAACGGCTGGTCATTGCCTGCGCGGACGACGCCCGCGCCCTTGAAGCCGCCCAGAAAGCCGCCGCGCACGCGACAGTGGCCCCCATTCTTGTGGGCGACAGAGCAAAAATCGAACCCCTGGCCGAAGCCGCGGGCATGGATCTGACCCAGGTTCCCGTGCACCACGAACCTGACAACGACAAAGCCGCCGCACTGGCCGTTTCGCTCATACGCGAGGGCAAGGCCGACTACCTCATGAAGGGGCATATTGAAAGCAGCGCCCTGCTCAAGGCTGTTGTCAGCAAGGATCACGGCCTCACGCGCGGCAGGCTGATCAGCCACATCAGTTACATCGAGGTGCCCAGCTACCACAAAATGATCGCCATCACGGACGGCGGCATGGTCGTCTACCCCACCCTGGAGCAGAAAAAAACCATCATGGATCACGCGGTCAATATGCTGCTGACCATGGGCTATAACAAGCCCAAGGTGGCCGTTCTCGCGGGTATTGAAAAGGTTAATCCCAAGATGAAGGAAACCGTGGACGCGGCGGCCCTCAAAGAAATGAACCGCAACGGCGAGATCAGGGGTTGCGTGGTGGAAGGCCCCATTGCCGTTGACATCGCCCTTTCCAAAGAAAAGGCCCGCCAAAAGGATTTTGTCAGCGAAGTGGCGGGCGAAGCGGATATTCTGCTTGTGCCCGACCTGTGTTGCGGCAACTGCATCGCCAAAATACTGCTCGAAATGGCCGGAGGCAGAATGGCTGGCGTGGTTGTGGGCGCTTCCGTGCCCATCGTGCTCACGTCACGCTCTTCATCAATGGAAGAAAAATATCTCTCCATCGTCATCTCCGCCGCCTTCAGCGCCAGAAAAATCAAAAATCTTGAGTAA
- a CDS encoding FAD/NAD(P)-binding oxidoreductase has protein sequence MKKLLILGAGAGGTMIATKMRKLLSEREWEITLIDRDPIHHYQPGWLLVPFGVDTPQGCVRPKKDFISRGVNFVIDTINAVDPISRKVECQNGTYTYDWIIIGTGARIAPDEVPGLLDDWGGKIHNFYTPDGAAALYEKLKRFKKGRLVLHICETPIKCPVAPLEFVYMADWYLQKMGVRQNVEIELVTPLTGAFTKPVANNILGALCEQKGIKVTTNWTVDSVEADRSVIASVTGDEIPYDLLVSIPPNLGQEFLIDSEVADVTGYVDTDKELLRAKKFDNMYIVGDATNVPASKAGSVAHFEVDVIAQNLMSDIEGTDNYYRFDGHTNCFIVTGFEKASLIDFSYAVEPLPGMFPLPGVGPFELLGESHINYWGKLMFKWVYYNLMLKGHELPFEPNMYLAGKDTSLLRNK, from the coding sequence ATGAAAAAATTGCTTATTCTTGGTGCTGGCGCTGGTGGAACCATGATTGCCACAAAGATGAGAAAGTTATTGAGCGAAAGAGAATGGGAAATAACCCTCATCGACCGCGATCCCATCCACCACTATCAGCCCGGCTGGCTGCTGGTTCCTTTTGGAGTCGACACGCCGCAGGGTTGTGTGCGCCCCAAGAAAGACTTTATCAGTCGCGGCGTTAATTTTGTCATTGACACTATTAACGCAGTTGATCCTATATCCCGCAAGGTAGAATGTCAGAACGGCACCTACACCTATGACTGGATAATCATTGGCACTGGCGCAAGAATCGCTCCCGATGAAGTGCCCGGCCTGCTGGACGACTGGGGCGGCAAAATCCACAACTTCTACACTCCCGACGGCGCGGCCGCCCTGTACGAAAAGCTGAAGCGCTTCAAGAAGGGCAGGCTCGTCCTGCACATCTGCGAAACGCCCATCAAGTGCCCTGTGGCGCCTCTGGAATTCGTGTACATGGCAGACTGGTACCTGCAAAAAATGGGCGTGCGCCAGAATGTGGAGATCGAGCTTGTCACCCCGCTGACCGGCGCGTTCACCAAGCCCGTGGCCAACAACATCCTTGGCGCGCTGTGCGAACAGAAGGGCATCAAGGTCACGACCAACTGGACCGTGGACAGCGTTGAGGCCGACCGCTCTGTCATCGCGTCCGTGACCGGCGATGAAATCCCCTACGACCTGCTGGTGAGCATTCCCCCGAACCTGGGCCAGGAATTCCTCATTGATTCCGAAGTGGCCGACGTGACCGGCTATGTCGATACCGACAAGGAACTGCTGCGCGCCAAAAAGTTCGACAATATGTACATAGTCGGCGACGCCACCAACGTGCCCGCCTCCAAGGCCGGTTCTGTGGCCCACTTTGAAGTGGACGTCATCGCCCAGAACCTGATGTCCGACATTGAGGGAACCGACAACTACTACCGCTTTGACGGCCACACCAACTGCTTTATCGTCACGGGTTTTGAAAAGGCCTCGCTCATCGACTTCAGTTACGCCGTGGAACCCCTGCCCGGCATGTTCCCCCTGCCCGGCGTCGGCCCCTTTGAACTGCTGGGCGAAAGCCACATCAACTACTGGGGCAAGCTCATGTTCAAGTGGGTGTATTACAATCTCATGCTGAAAGGCCACGAACTGCCGTTTGAGCCCAACATGTACCTTGCAGGGAAAGACACCTCCTTGCTGCGCAACAAGTAG
- a CDS encoding DUF1641 domain-containing protein, producing the protein MTPEDKILERLNAIEDRLADLQAGKENSSLLMEQLTPIGNHAFRLMVEEMEVLNGRVTLDDILDLARKGLLTVPRLTWLLDQIENATDLWHVLHPAVGQTFPHIVEKMGQWEQKGVFKKAAALKDAGGNLLDGMTPEDIAKTGEGLAFVTSLMQRLAEPELQSKITAMLDLMSAIDTSNAKPAGVLSLLGALRSPEGRQALGLVVEVLKATGKFSAEGNSSRAD; encoded by the coding sequence ATGACACCTGAAGATAAAATTCTCGAACGGCTGAACGCCATTGAAGATCGGCTTGCCGACCTTCAGGCGGGCAAGGAAAACAGCAGCCTGCTGATGGAGCAGTTGACGCCCATCGGCAACCACGCCTTCCGCCTCATGGTTGAAGAGATGGAAGTTCTCAATGGCCGGGTTACGCTTGACGACATCCTTGACCTGGCCAGAAAGGGCCTGCTGACTGTCCCCAGGCTTACCTGGCTTCTCGACCAGATTGAAAACGCCACTGACCTGTGGCACGTGCTGCATCCCGCTGTGGGGCAGACCTTCCCGCACATCGTTGAAAAGATGGGCCAGTGGGAACAGAAGGGCGTGTTCAAAAAGGCCGCAGCCCTCAAGGATGCCGGCGGCAATCTGCTGGACGGCATGACCCCCGAGGACATCGCCAAAACGGGCGAAGGCCTCGCCTTTGTGACCAGCCTGATGCAGCGCCTTGCCGAGCCAGAACTGCAAAGCAAGATCACGGCCATGCTCGACCTGATGAGCGCCATCGACACGTCAAACGCGAAGCCCGCTGGCGTACTGTCCCTGCTGGGCGCGCTGCGCAGCCCCGAAGGCAGGCAGGCTCTGGGCCTGGTGGTGGAAGTGCTGAAAGCCACAGGCAAATTCTCTGCAGAAGGGAATTCGTCTAGAGCAGATTAA
- a CDS encoding carboxymuconolactone decarboxylase family protein: MANWKETLDASMGTIGTLANGNSGIIEALGVLGKATSSKGALDEKTRELISLAVAATTRCEGCISVHADAAVKAGASRDELLETLAVAINLNAGAALVYSSKILEAFDQFSAK, encoded by the coding sequence ATGGCAAACTGGAAAGAGACTCTTGATGCAAGTATGGGCACCATCGGAACGCTGGCTAATGGCAACTCCGGCATCATAGAAGCGCTGGGGGTTCTGGGTAAGGCGACATCAAGCAAGGGCGCTTTGGACGAAAAAACACGCGAGCTTATTTCTCTTGCTGTTGCCGCAACAACCCGTTGCGAGGGCTGCATTTCCGTGCACGCTGATGCCGCCGTAAAAGCAGGCGCAAGCCGCGATGAGTTGCTGGAAACCCTGGCTGTGGCCATTAACCTGAACGCCGGGGCCGCACTGGTGTATTCCTCTAAAATTCTTGAAGCCTTCGACCAGTTTTCTGCCAAATAG
- a CDS encoding GGDEF domain-containing protein, whose protein sequence is MFHCVLRISLCSPEPLLEATFKALQADADFRHKITFSAEAQSLSATDRAREDIFFMDSTHIAVLPDLRKTAKPAARIVLIDTAGQEAALQESLVSLLDDIWPLSANPDVVARRINGLLRDALLCKEYALLQHCLETTIDTTPDLIWFKDIQGKHLKVNQAFCHFVGKCKEDIIGRGHYYIWDIEPDEYVKSEYVCLETEKEVIARGATCIFDESVKTKLGMRQFKTRKSPIFDEHGAIIGTVGIAYDMTDITKSSAEVEIILQNLPFAAMILDEENKVANANQKFLDFFRFKSVKEVLGSYRSKVRAIAIKDHQLRQVGDHLEIHSWKKGEEIILESYEKEILDTFQNRIGKLVIYRDVTSERRAKQMLERSANTDELTGLYNRRYFYSQLPETVPAGAALLFVDLDDFKKVNDTFGHRAGDDALRLTAQLLKKHFNEALTSRIGGDEFVLYLAKVHSVEQVISRACRLQKAMKSFFTKDTPWQGLSASIGVIVTDTDTIGRDELVRCGDIAMYEAKRQGKNRVCQYQHNMEAPHNEALSPLCVSPCTPCHQREVCQAKKQAAQMRK, encoded by the coding sequence ATGTTCCACTGTGTGTTACGCATCAGCCTCTGCTCTCCGGAGCCATTGCTTGAAGCTACATTCAAGGCTTTGCAGGCTGATGCTGACTTCAGACACAAGATAACCTTCAGTGCTGAAGCGCAATCCCTTTCTGCGACGGATCGAGCCAGAGAAGATATCTTTTTCATGGATTCCACGCACATTGCAGTGCTGCCCGACCTTAGAAAAACAGCCAAACCCGCGGCGCGCATAGTCCTGATAGACACGGCAGGGCAAGAGGCCGCCCTGCAAGAATCTCTGGTTTCCCTGCTGGACGACATCTGGCCCTTGTCGGCAAACCCGGACGTTGTCGCCCGGCGGATCAATGGCTTGCTGCGCGACGCCTTGCTGTGCAAAGAGTACGCGCTGTTGCAGCACTGCCTAGAAACCACCATCGATACCACCCCCGACCTGATCTGGTTCAAAGACATCCAGGGTAAGCACCTCAAGGTCAATCAGGCGTTTTGCCATTTTGTGGGAAAATGCAAAGAGGATATCATCGGACGGGGCCACTACTATATATGGGATATTGAACCGGACGAATATGTGAAGAGTGAATACGTTTGCCTTGAGACCGAAAAAGAAGTCATTGCCCGTGGCGCGACCTGTATCTTTGATGAATCGGTGAAAACCAAGCTGGGCATGCGGCAATTCAAGACGCGCAAGTCTCCCATATTCGATGAGCACGGGGCTATCATCGGCACCGTGGGCATTGCCTATGACATGACCGACATTACAAAATCGAGCGCCGAGGTTGAAATAATCCTGCAAAATCTGCCCTTTGCAGCCATGATTTTGGACGAAGAAAACAAGGTTGCCAACGCGAACCAGAAATTTCTCGATTTTTTCCGCTTCAAGAGCGTGAAGGAAGTTTTGGGCAGTTACCGCTCAAAGGTGCGTGCCATTGCCATTAAAGACCATCAGTTGAGGCAGGTGGGCGACCACCTTGAAATACACTCATGGAAAAAGGGCGAAGAAATCATCCTTGAATCCTACGAAAAAGAGATCCTGGACACGTTCCAGAACCGCATCGGCAAGCTGGTCATTTACAGAGATGTGACTTCGGAACGCAGAGCAAAGCAGATGCTTGAACGCAGCGCCAATACCGATGAACTTACCGGGCTATACAACAGAAGATATTTTTACAGCCAGTTGCCGGAAACAGTCCCTGCGGGGGCGGCGTTGCTTTTTGTAGACCTGGATGACTTCAAAAAAGTCAATGACACGTTTGGGCATCGTGCCGGAGACGACGCCTTGCGACTGACGGCCCAGCTTTTGAAAAAACACTTTAACGAAGCCCTCACCTCCCGCATCGGCGGTGACGAATTTGTTCTGTATCTGGCCAAAGTCCACAGCGTGGAGCAGGTGATCAGCCGGGCATGCCGCCTGCAAAAGGCCATGAAGTCCTTTTTTACAAAAGATACGCCCTGGCAGGGGCTGTCCGCCAGTATTGGCGTCATTGTGACTGACACTGACACCATTGGCCGGGACGAACTGGTGCGGTGCGGCGACATTGCCATGTACGAGGCAAAACGCCAGGGGAAAAACAGGGTGTGTCAGTACCAGCACAATATGGAAGCGCCGCACAATGAGGCCCTCTCTCCCTTGTGCGTCTCACCATGCACCCCCTGCCACCAACGTGAGGTTTGCCAGGCCAAAAAGCAGGCTGCCCAGATGCGCAAGTAG
- the hutW gene encoding heme anaerobic degradation radical SAM methyltransferase ChuW/HutW yields MHLHTHGSSNATQTDITKSSALNSITRPDPEKYFAKEGVSSLSHAFEGKIAIHPGLGGNNMSDEAMQSALDGLLQKPLAGKTVAYIHVPFCQTHCLYCGFYNKPYRTDESRYYADALLAELSLWRDSPAVQSTPVHALYLGGGTPTALEADDLERILKAARETLPLANDCEVTVEGRLTNFDARKMEACFAGGANRFSLGVQSFNTSIRRSMGRIGTGEDMARGLEQLMSYDQSAVIVDLIYGFPRQTMQHWLEDIAMAQSLNLDGADCYQLNVYGQTPLGKAIKDGSIPPAAAIPEQSAMFAASVEAMTTARYRRLSISHWARTSRERNLYNLYVKGSANCLAFGPGGGGNFAGNFYINTPDYASWLQQVAEGRKPLSMLQTPPTHYFLFRAVAEDMEQGCLNLSALEGRFGLPLDAIWYPLLAQWQRAGLVMQDQGRVTLTLAGQFWQVNLSQLLLNYLKLVLEENDDLAA; encoded by the coding sequence ATGCACCTCCATACGCACGGCTCATCCAATGCCACGCAAACCGACATTACCAAGTCCTCTGCTCTGAATTCGATCACGCGTCCGGACCCTGAAAAATACTTCGCCAAAGAGGGGGTATCTTCGCTCTCCCACGCTTTTGAGGGCAAAATCGCCATTCATCCTGGCCTGGGCGGCAACAACATGTCTGACGAAGCAATGCAGTCGGCGCTTGACGGCCTGTTGCAAAAACCCCTGGCCGGAAAAACCGTGGCCTACATTCATGTGCCCTTTTGCCAGACCCACTGCCTTTACTGCGGTTTTTACAACAAACCCTACAGAACTGACGAAAGCCGGTACTATGCCGACGCCCTGCTGGCCGAACTGTCCTTGTGGCGCGACAGCCCGGCTGTGCAGAGCACCCCGGTGCACGCCCTCTACCTTGGCGGCGGCACGCCCACGGCCCTGGAGGCCGACGACCTGGAACGGATACTCAAGGCCGCGCGTGAGACCCTGCCCCTGGCCAACGACTGCGAAGTGACCGTTGAGGGCCGGTTGACCAACTTTGACGCCCGCAAGATGGAGGCCTGCTTTGCTGGCGGGGCCAACCGTTTTTCGCTGGGCGTGCAGAGTTTCAACACCAGCATCCGGCGCTCCATGGGCCGCATTGGCACAGGAGAAGACATGGCCCGTGGGCTTGAACAGCTCATGAGCTACGACCAGTCTGCCGTTATTGTTGACCTTATTTACGGTTTCCCCCGGCAGACCATGCAGCACTGGCTTGAAGACATAGCCATGGCCCAGTCGCTCAATCTTGACGGGGCCGACTGCTACCAGCTCAATGTGTACGGCCAGACCCCCCTGGGCAAGGCCATCAAGGATGGCAGCATTCCTCCCGCTGCGGCCATCCCTGAACAGTCGGCCATGTTTGCCGCCTCGGTTGAAGCCATGACAACGGCCCGTTACCGCCGCCTTTCCATCAGCCACTGGGCGCGCACCTCCAGAGAACGCAACCTGTATAATCTCTATGTCAAAGGCTCCGCCAACTGCCTGGCCTTTGGCCCTGGCGGCGGCGGCAACTTTGCCGGCAACTTCTACATCAACACCCCGGACTACGCATCCTGGTTGCAGCAGGTGGCCGAAGGCCGCAAACCCTTGAGCATGCTGCAAACGCCGCCAACCCACTACTTCCTCTTCAGAGCCGTCGCCGAAGATATGGAGCAGGGCTGTCTGAACCTGTCCGCCCTTGAAGGCCGCTTTGGCCTGCCCCTGGATGCGATCTGGTATCCCCTGCTGGCCCAGTGGCAGCGCGCGGGTCTGGTCATGCAGGATCAGGGGCGCGTCACGCTGACTCTGGCCGGGCAGTTCTGGCAGGTGAACCTTTCTCAGCTGTTGCTCAATTATCTCAAACTCGTATTGGAGGAAAACGATGATCTTGCTGCGTAA